The Oncorhynchus kisutch isolate 150728-3 linkage group LG20, Okis_V2, whole genome shotgun sequence genome has a segment encoding these proteins:
- the LOC109865279 gene encoding uncharacterized protein LOC109865279 isoform X3, whose amino-acid sequence MAFTSLFSSLPNKEFDPTPCEPMERFQRDERQLEPVKLEKGNERDAQSKKWPLQRGQQSGPRKRKKGDQQEQCGQAKKSNLHKCPPQSYKDFDSVARDFMVKCDFEQPSFDFSRELDFYSDSKEGAYPGHATEKSGWKNMRPGEATDPDQNKDVQGVNKKKGREQKKQRWEPQQQRLDNQGRGGNSARRGGDFTGLGGHGTNQPRVFSNRGGGGSNRGGGGSNRGGGGSNRGGGGSNRGGGGSNRGGGGSNRGGGGSNRGGGGSNRGGGGSNRGGGGSNRGGGGSNRGGEGSNRGRGCDKRGSFLRRGDWSKRGTDRSRSGGRQFPDDGRLTLETLTGKGKKNMTKEFKDQNALEIDGRLICRHFLRGKCIKGDDCQLEHALDVNYSINEVCKFYVQGSCSKGESCIYMHKSFPCKFFHTYEKCSQGDQCRFSHEPLTELTKQLLEAALKRDKDIEELAKKDKPICMEESVATKESASAEETKPVINMFLNPLRPNFYNSSSPSEPHAEESTPMCQNEVSAEVVEKEIAPPTESIWSPDPPPSSPGFKEPVSYSVEAVLGSHRPLEKPFRSFFAASISQTSQTQPDPLTTTFVPPDSIHTPDPPLNSTCGKRNVPYSVKAVLGFQKPVEKPFCSQFSGSITQSFTLPTQIQSDPPSTTLVSPDPISLSGPHLNKRQASYSVEALSTPQKLVKKTFCSLFAGPISQTSTRPLIQNSANSPINTPGCTRPASYSVKAVLKSHKPVETPFRSLVAGPINQSSHHPDIQTQLDRPSTTLIPPDSIRPPDPPSVYKRPAYYSDKAVLGSPKPLKPSFSSLFAGPISQTSPQPLTQSQADSSSATFGPSETAPPAGCKRLASYSVTDVLETYKPVENPFRSLFAGTISQTTTDPPSQSLNSPGCKTPASKKPMEKPFRSIFAGPISQTPNNHPPRQTRPNPPSTAFSPPDPIRSSEPLPVCKRRTSSVEAVSESQKSMEKPFRSLFAGPLTQTSTSGHPSQTQPDPPRNFTAERPASHSLEAMLETQKSVGKPFRSLFAGPISQTTLPDPPTQTWPYTPIVKPKQKERDPTPSTEPSTTHSVLRTLFLRLSPCRQEGEQEIGNSCKDPGGNGLCSSEDEITRGSTSTGQQRQSQEVEDVDELESEREEPEEGALRDELLVIPLEPLVPYVPLGDPRHHRQADITLPRSTFAQDVVWSFEDLAPLTPLSLHHQPSVPLASRSAERTSGSAVGLSSPAGLRPQPSSQDSNSQEAAGEHLIPSRNSGRRQVQVDTPGVHNLPIQAMVRITRHNTDVQPKRLSGQMRCKSGNVGEKKTLKDLFKTFDPTSSPFGQ is encoded by the exons ATGGCATTCACCAGCCTTTTTTCAAGTCTTCCAAACAAAGAATTTGACCCGACGCCTTGTGAGCCGATGGAAAG ATTTCAAAGGGATGAAAGGCAACTGGAACCAGTTAAACTGGAGAAGGGGAACGAAAGGGATGCCCAGTCCAAAAAGTGGCCATTGCAACGGGGTCAGCAGAGTGGCCCCAggaagaggaaaaagggggaccaACAG GAGCAGTGTGGCCAGGCCAAGAAAAGTAACCTTCATAAATGCCCACCACAATCTTATAAAGACTTTGACTCTGTGGCCCGAGACTTCATGGTGAAGTGTGATTTCGAGCAACCAAGCTTTGACTTCAGTAGAGAACTGGACTTCTACAGTGATAGCAAGGAGGGTGCATACCCTGGTCATGCTACAGAGAAGTCGGGTTGGAAGAACATGAGGCCCGGAGAAGCCACGG ATCCTGATCAGAACAAGGATGTTCAAGGTGTAAACAAGAAGAAAGGACGGGAGCAGAAGAAGCAGCGATGGGAGCCTCAGCAGCAGAGACTTGACAACCAGGGCAGAGGGGGAAACTCTGCCAGGAGGGGTGGTGATTTTACCGGACTGGGTGGACACGGAACTAACCAGCCCAGAGTCTTCTCCAACAGGGGTGGAGGTGGTTCCAACAGGGGTGGAGGTGGTTCCAATAGGGGTGGAGGTGGCTCCAACAGGGGTGGAGGTGGCTCCAACAGGGGTGGAGGTGGCTCCAACAGGGGTGGAGGTGGTTCCAACAGGGGTGGAGGTGGCTCCAACAGGGGTGGAGGTGGCTCCAACAGGGGTGGAGGTGGCTCCAACAGGGGTGGAGGTGGCTCCAACAGGGGTGGAG GTGGCTCCAacaggggtggagaggggagcaATAGAGGCCGGGGCTGTGACAAGAGGGGAAGTTTTCTCCGAAGAGGTGATTGGTCAAAGCGAGGCACTGACCGGTCACGTAGTGGTGGACGACAGTTCCCAGATGATGGCCGTTTAACACTG GAAACTTTGACAGGAAAGGGGAAGAAGAACATGACAAAGGAATTCAAAGACCAGAATGCTTTGGAGATTGACGGGAGGTTAATCTGTCGACATTTCCTCAGGGGAAAGTGCATCAAG GGTGATGACTGCCAGCTAGAACATGCTCTGGACGTCAACTACTCGATCAACGAAGTGTGTAAATTCTACGTCCAGGGATCCTGTTCGAAAGGAGAGAGCTGCATATACATGCACA AGAGTTTCCCCTGCAAGTTCTTCCATACTTACGAGAAGTGCTCCCAAGGAGACCAGTGCAGGTTTTCCCATGAACCCCTGACTGAGCTCACCAAACAGCTACTGGAGGCA GCATTGAAGAGGGACAAGGACATTGAGGAACTGGCTAAAAAGGACAAGCCAATCTGCATGGAGGAGTCAGTGGCCACAAAGGAGTCGGCGTCAGCTGAGGAGACAAAGCCTGTCATTAACATGTTCCTGAATCCCCTAAG GCCAAACTTTTACAACAGTTCATCACCCTCTGAGCCACATGCTGAGGAAAGTACCCCCATGTGTCAGAATGAAGTGTCAGCTGAGGTCGTGGAGAAGGAAATTGCCCCTCCTACAGAGTCCATTTGGTCTCCTGATCCTCCCCCAAGCTCTCCTGGCTTTAAAGAACCGGTTTCTTATTCAGTTGAGGCTGTGCTTGGGTCCCATAGGCCACTGGAAAAACCCTTCCGCAGCTTCTTTGCAGCCTCTATCAGCCAGACCTCACAGACCCAACCAGATCCCCTCACAACTACATTCGTTCCTCCAGACTCTATCCACACTCCGGATCCACCCCTAAACTCTACATGCGGGAAGAGAAATGTTCCTTATTCAGTCAAAGCTGTGCTTGGATTCCAGAAGCCTGTAGAAAAACCCTTCTGCAGCCAATTTTCAGGATCCatcacccagtccttcacactcCCCACACAGATCCAATCAGATCCCCCCAGCACTACATTAGTTTCTCCAGACCCCATTAGTTTGTCTGGTCCTCATCTGAATAAGAGGCAGGCTTCTTATTCAGTTGAGGCTCTCTCTACGCCCCAGAAGCTGGTGAAAAAAACCTTTTGCAGTCTCTTTGCAGGACCGATCAGCCAGACCTCTACTAGACCTCTCATACAGAACTCTGCTAATTCTCCCATCAACACCCCAGGCTGTACGAGACCAGCTTCTTATTCAGTTAAGGCTGTTCTAAAGTCCCACAAGCCTGTGGAAACCCCCTTCCGCAGCCTCGTTGCAGGCCCCATCAACCAGTCCTCTCACCACCCTGATATACAGACCCAACTAGATCGTCCTAGCACTACATTAATTCCTCCAGACTCCATTCGGCCCCCTGATCCTCCTTCAGTCTATAAGAGGCCGGCTTATTATTCAGATAAAGCTGTGCTTGGATCTCCTAAACCTTTGAAACCATCCTTCAGCAGCCTCTTTGCAGGCCCCAtcagccagacctctccccaacCGCTCACTCAGTCCCAAGCAGATTCCTCTAGCGCTACATTTGGTCCTTCAGAGACTGCTCCTCCTGCAGGCTGTAAAAGGCTGGCTTCGTATTCTGTTACGGATGTGCTTGAGACCTATAAGCCTGTGGAAAACCCCTTCCGCAGCCTTTTTGCAGGAaccatcagccagaccactaccGACCCTCCCTCACAGTCCCTAAACTCCCCCGGTTGTAAGACACCAGCTTCTAAAAAGCCCATGGAAAAACCCTTCCGTAGCATCTTTGCAGGCCCCATCAGCCAGACACCCAATAACCACCCTCCCAGACAGACCCGACCAAATCCCCCCAGCACTGCATTTAGTCCTCCAGACCCCATTCGGTCTTCTGAGCCTCTGCCAGTCTGCAAGAGACGGACATCCTCAGTTGAGGCTGTCAGTGAGTCCCAGAAGTCCATGGAAAAACCATTTCGTAGCCTCTTTGCCGGCCCCCTCACACAGACCTCCACTTCCGGCCATCCATCACAGACCCAACCAGATCCCCCTAGAAATTTCACTGCTGAAAGACCAGCTTCTCATTCACTTGAGGCTATGCTTGAGACTCAGAAGTCAGTGGGAAAACCCTTTCGAAGCCTTTTTGCAGGCCCCATCAGCCAGACAACCCTCCCTGACCCTCCAACACAGACCTGGCCATATACCCCCATAGTCAAGCCTAAACAGAAGGAGCGTGACCCAACACCATCCACCG AGCCGTCCACAACCCATTCTGTTCTGAGGACCCTCTTCCTACGCCTGAGCCCATGCCGCCAGGAGGGGGAGCAGGAAATCGGTAACAGCTGCAAAGATccag GAGGCAATGGCCTGTGTTCCAGTGAAGATGAAATCACGAGAGGATCTACTTCCACAGGACAGCAGAGGCAGAGCCAGGAGGTGGAGGACGTTGATGAGCTggagagtgagcgagaggagCCGGAGGAGGGCGCTCTGAGAGATGAGCTGTTAGTAATTCCATTAGAGCCGTTAGTGCCTTACGTGCCACTTGGTGACCCTCGCCACCATCGCCAGGCTGATATCACCCTGCCACGGTCCACCTTCGCCCAGGACGTGGTGTGGTCCTTTGAAGACCTTGCCCCTCTTACTCCCCTCTCACTCCATCACCAGCCGTCTGTCCCTCTGGCCTCCCGCTCTGCTGAGAGAACATCAGGTTCTGCTGTTGGACTGTCCAGTCCTGCAGGACTCAGGCCACAGCCTTCCTCACAGGACTCCAACTCTCAGGAGGCTGCAGGAGAGCATCTCATTCCCTCCAGGAattcaggtaggagacaggtccAGGTGGATACCCCCGGCGTTCACAACCTACCGATCCAAGCGATGGTACGGATCACTCGACATAACACTGATGTACAACCAAAGAGACTGTCTGGACAAATGAGGTGCAAAAGTGGCAACGTGGGTGAAAAAAAAACACTGAAAGACCTTTTTAAGACTTTTGACCCCACATCATCTCCCTTCGGACAGTAA
- the LOC109865279 gene encoding uncharacterized protein LOC109865279 isoform X5 — MAFTSLFSSLPNKEFDPTPCEPMERFQRDERQLEPVKLEKGNERDAQSKKWPLQRGQQSGPRKRKKGDQQEQCGQAKKSNLHKCPPQSYKDFDSVARDFMVKCDFEQPSFDFSRELDFYSDSKEGAYPGHATEKSGWKNMRPGEATDPDQNKDVQGVNKKKGREQKKQRWEPQQQRLDNQGRGGNSARRGGDFTGLGGHGTNQPRVFSNRGGGGSNRGGGGSNRGGGGSNRGGGGSNRGGGGSNRGGGGSNRGGGGSNRGGGGSNRGGGGSNRGGGGSNRGGEGSNRGRGCDKRGSFLRRGDWSKRGTDRSRSGGRQFPDDGRLTLETLTGKGKKNMTKEFKDQNALEIDGRLICRHFLRGKCIKGDDCQLEHALDVNYSINEVCKFYVQGSCSKGESCIYMHKSFPCKFFHTYEKCSQGDQCRFSHEPLTELTKQLLEAALKRDKDIEELAKKDKPICMEESVATKESASAEETKPVINMFLNPLRPNFYNSSSPSEPHAEESTPMCQNEVSAEVVEKEIAPPTESIWSPDPPPSSPGFKEPVSYSVEAVLGSHRPLEKPFRSFFAASISQTSQTQPDPLTTTFVPPDSIHTPDPPLNSTCGKRNVPYSVKAVLGFQKPVEKPFCSQFSGSITQSFTLPTQIQSDPPSTTLVSPDPISLSGPHLNKRQASYSVEALSTPQKLVKKTFCSLFAGPISQTSTRPLIQNSANSPINTPGCTRPASYSVKAVLKSHKPVETPFRSLVAGPINQSSHHPDIQTQLDRPSTTLIPPDSIRPPDPPSVYKRPAYYSDKAVLGSPKPLKPSFSSLFAGPISQTSPQPLTQSQADSSSATFGPSETAPPAGCKRLASYSVTDVLETYKPVENPFRSLFAGTISQTTTDPPSQSLNSPGCKTPASKKPMEKPFRSIFAGPISQTPNNHPPRQTRPNPPSTAFSPPDPIRSSEPLPVCKRRTSSVEAVSESQKSMEKPFRSLFAGPLTQTSTSGHPSQTQPDPPRNFTAERPASHSLEAMLETQKSVGKPFRSLFAGPISQTTLPDPPTQTWPYTPIVKPKQKERDPTPSTEPSTTHSVLRTLFLRLSPCRQEGEQEIGNSCKDPGGNGLCSSEDEITRGSTSTGQQRQSQEVEDVDELESEREEPEEGALRDELLVIPLEPLVPYVPLGDPRHHRQADITLPRSTFAQDVVWSFEDLAPLTPLSLHHQPSVPLASRSAERTSGSAVGLSSPAGLRPQPSSQDSNSQEAAGEHLIPSRNSGRRQVQVDTPGVHNLPIQAMVRITRHNTDVQPKRLSGQMRCKSGNVGEKKTLKDLFKTFDPTSSPFGQ; from the exons ATGGCATTCACCAGCCTTTTTTCAAGTCTTCCAAACAAAGAATTTGACCCGACGCCTTGTGAGCCGATGGAAAG ATTTCAAAGGGATGAAAGGCAACTGGAACCAGTTAAACTGGAGAAGGGGAACGAAAGGGATGCCCAGTCCAAAAAGTGGCCATTGCAACGGGGTCAGCAGAGTGGCCCCAggaagaggaaaaagggggaccaACAG GAGCAGTGTGGCCAGGCCAAGAAAAGTAACCTTCATAAATGCCCACCACAATCTTATAAAGACTTTGACTCTGTGGCCCGAGACTTCATGGTGAAGTGTGATTTCGAGCAACCAAGCTTTGACTTCAGTAGAGAACTGGACTTCTACAGTGATAGCAAGGAGGGTGCATACCCTGGTCATGCTACAGAGAAGTCGGGTTGGAAGAACATGAGGCCCGGAGAAGCCACGG ATCCTGATCAGAACAAGGATGTTCAAGGTGTAAACAAGAAGAAAGGACGGGAGCAGAAGAAGCAGCGATGGGAGCCTCAGCAGCAGAGACTTGACAACCAGGGCAGAGGGGGAAACTCTGCCAGGAGGGGTGGTGATTTTACCGGACTGGGTGGACACGGAACTAACCAGCCCAGAGTCTTCTCCAACAGGGGTGGAGGTGGTTCCAACAGGGGTGGAGGTGGTTCCAATAGGGGTGGAGGTGGCTCCAACAGGGGTGGAGGTGGCTCCAACAGGGGTGGAGGTGGCTCCAACAGGGGTGGAGGTGGTTCCAACAGGGGTGGAGGTGGCTCCAACAGGGGTGGAGGTGGCTCCAACAGGGGTGGAGGTGGCTCCAACAGGGGTGGAGGTGGCTCCAACAGGGGTGGAG aggggagcaATAGAGGCCGGGGCTGTGACAAGAGGGGAAGTTTTCTCCGAAGAGGTGATTGGTCAAAGCGAGGCACTGACCGGTCACGTAGTGGTGGACGACAGTTCCCAGATGATGGCCGTTTAACACTG GAAACTTTGACAGGAAAGGGGAAGAAGAACATGACAAAGGAATTCAAAGACCAGAATGCTTTGGAGATTGACGGGAGGTTAATCTGTCGACATTTCCTCAGGGGAAAGTGCATCAAG GGTGATGACTGCCAGCTAGAACATGCTCTGGACGTCAACTACTCGATCAACGAAGTGTGTAAATTCTACGTCCAGGGATCCTGTTCGAAAGGAGAGAGCTGCATATACATGCACA AGAGTTTCCCCTGCAAGTTCTTCCATACTTACGAGAAGTGCTCCCAAGGAGACCAGTGCAGGTTTTCCCATGAACCCCTGACTGAGCTCACCAAACAGCTACTGGAGGCA GCATTGAAGAGGGACAAGGACATTGAGGAACTGGCTAAAAAGGACAAGCCAATCTGCATGGAGGAGTCAGTGGCCACAAAGGAGTCGGCGTCAGCTGAGGAGACAAAGCCTGTCATTAACATGTTCCTGAATCCCCTAAG GCCAAACTTTTACAACAGTTCATCACCCTCTGAGCCACATGCTGAGGAAAGTACCCCCATGTGTCAGAATGAAGTGTCAGCTGAGGTCGTGGAGAAGGAAATTGCCCCTCCTACAGAGTCCATTTGGTCTCCTGATCCTCCCCCAAGCTCTCCTGGCTTTAAAGAACCGGTTTCTTATTCAGTTGAGGCTGTGCTTGGGTCCCATAGGCCACTGGAAAAACCCTTCCGCAGCTTCTTTGCAGCCTCTATCAGCCAGACCTCACAGACCCAACCAGATCCCCTCACAACTACATTCGTTCCTCCAGACTCTATCCACACTCCGGATCCACCCCTAAACTCTACATGCGGGAAGAGAAATGTTCCTTATTCAGTCAAAGCTGTGCTTGGATTCCAGAAGCCTGTAGAAAAACCCTTCTGCAGCCAATTTTCAGGATCCatcacccagtccttcacactcCCCACACAGATCCAATCAGATCCCCCCAGCACTACATTAGTTTCTCCAGACCCCATTAGTTTGTCTGGTCCTCATCTGAATAAGAGGCAGGCTTCTTATTCAGTTGAGGCTCTCTCTACGCCCCAGAAGCTGGTGAAAAAAACCTTTTGCAGTCTCTTTGCAGGACCGATCAGCCAGACCTCTACTAGACCTCTCATACAGAACTCTGCTAATTCTCCCATCAACACCCCAGGCTGTACGAGACCAGCTTCTTATTCAGTTAAGGCTGTTCTAAAGTCCCACAAGCCTGTGGAAACCCCCTTCCGCAGCCTCGTTGCAGGCCCCATCAACCAGTCCTCTCACCACCCTGATATACAGACCCAACTAGATCGTCCTAGCACTACATTAATTCCTCCAGACTCCATTCGGCCCCCTGATCCTCCTTCAGTCTATAAGAGGCCGGCTTATTATTCAGATAAAGCTGTGCTTGGATCTCCTAAACCTTTGAAACCATCCTTCAGCAGCCTCTTTGCAGGCCCCAtcagccagacctctccccaacCGCTCACTCAGTCCCAAGCAGATTCCTCTAGCGCTACATTTGGTCCTTCAGAGACTGCTCCTCCTGCAGGCTGTAAAAGGCTGGCTTCGTATTCTGTTACGGATGTGCTTGAGACCTATAAGCCTGTGGAAAACCCCTTCCGCAGCCTTTTTGCAGGAaccatcagccagaccactaccGACCCTCCCTCACAGTCCCTAAACTCCCCCGGTTGTAAGACACCAGCTTCTAAAAAGCCCATGGAAAAACCCTTCCGTAGCATCTTTGCAGGCCCCATCAGCCAGACACCCAATAACCACCCTCCCAGACAGACCCGACCAAATCCCCCCAGCACTGCATTTAGTCCTCCAGACCCCATTCGGTCTTCTGAGCCTCTGCCAGTCTGCAAGAGACGGACATCCTCAGTTGAGGCTGTCAGTGAGTCCCAGAAGTCCATGGAAAAACCATTTCGTAGCCTCTTTGCCGGCCCCCTCACACAGACCTCCACTTCCGGCCATCCATCACAGACCCAACCAGATCCCCCTAGAAATTTCACTGCTGAAAGACCAGCTTCTCATTCACTTGAGGCTATGCTTGAGACTCAGAAGTCAGTGGGAAAACCCTTTCGAAGCCTTTTTGCAGGCCCCATCAGCCAGACAACCCTCCCTGACCCTCCAACACAGACCTGGCCATATACCCCCATAGTCAAGCCTAAACAGAAGGAGCGTGACCCAACACCATCCACCG AGCCGTCCACAACCCATTCTGTTCTGAGGACCCTCTTCCTACGCCTGAGCCCATGCCGCCAGGAGGGGGAGCAGGAAATCGGTAACAGCTGCAAAGATccag GAGGCAATGGCCTGTGTTCCAGTGAAGATGAAATCACGAGAGGATCTACTTCCACAGGACAGCAGAGGCAGAGCCAGGAGGTGGAGGACGTTGATGAGCTggagagtgagcgagaggagCCGGAGGAGGGCGCTCTGAGAGATGAGCTGTTAGTAATTCCATTAGAGCCGTTAGTGCCTTACGTGCCACTTGGTGACCCTCGCCACCATCGCCAGGCTGATATCACCCTGCCACGGTCCACCTTCGCCCAGGACGTGGTGTGGTCCTTTGAAGACCTTGCCCCTCTTACTCCCCTCTCACTCCATCACCAGCCGTCTGTCCCTCTGGCCTCCCGCTCTGCTGAGAGAACATCAGGTTCTGCTGTTGGACTGTCCAGTCCTGCAGGACTCAGGCCACAGCCTTCCTCACAGGACTCCAACTCTCAGGAGGCTGCAGGAGAGCATCTCATTCCCTCCAGGAattcaggtaggagacaggtccAGGTGGATACCCCCGGCGTTCACAACCTACCGATCCAAGCGATGGTACGGATCACTCGACATAACACTGATGTACAACCAAAGAGACTGTCTGGACAAATGAGGTGCAAAAGTGGCAACGTGGGTGAAAAAAAAACACTGAAAGACCTTTTTAAGACTTTTGACCCCACATCATCTCCCTTCGGACAGTAA